The Bernardetia litoralis DSM 6794 genome includes a window with the following:
- a CDS encoding DUF2851 family protein translates to MNEQFLHYIWKFQYFDKANLLTEDGNELQIISLGIHNQDDAGADFEDAVLKITDTKDKKNIMEWQGTIEIDTYGFNWESHNHATNEAYENVILHVVWKNPKEVYRKNGSKIPVLVLEKRIDERLWLTYQEFLKNENKIACQGYWNDEKNKENINLISSFEKMINRTLDERLIRKSQHVLSLLERNSFDWEETSYQILLEHFGFKKNNAPFLQLAKALPFKIIKKHANQIFQIEALFYGMAGFLSNTNNIKNQDNLQNEEDYLKKLQKEFRFLSHKYSLQGKEVNLAQWKFLRLRPSNFPTVRIAQVIGLVAQQTHLFSIILNAKTLKEFYSFFESDLPLYWKTHYNFNKKNKEGSFNSNLGKDAQQNLIINVIIPIRIAHSLYRQKEDILPKRWLNDLKAEKNNIINLYKDLEKIENSTLKIKTAAQSQSLLELYSQYCNLKKCLSCEVGKEILRREM, encoded by the coding sequence ATGAATGAACAATTTTTACATTATATATGGAAGTTTCAATATTTTGATAAAGCTAATTTATTGACTGAAGATGGAAACGAATTACAAATTATTTCGCTAGGAATACATAATCAAGATGATGCAGGAGCTGATTTTGAAGATGCTGTTTTGAAAATTACAGATACAAAAGACAAAAAAAACATAATGGAATGGCAAGGAACAATAGAAATCGATACTTATGGTTTTAATTGGGAAAGTCACAATCATGCTACAAATGAAGCCTACGAAAATGTAATTTTGCATGTTGTATGGAAAAATCCAAAGGAAGTTTATAGAAAAAATGGTTCAAAAATACCTGTTTTAGTTTTAGAAAAGCGAATTGATGAACGTTTGTGGCTTACTTATCAAGAGTTTTTAAAAAATGAAAATAAAATTGCTTGTCAAGGTTATTGGAATGATGAAAAAAACAAAGAAAATATAAATTTGATTTCTTCTTTTGAAAAAATGATAAACCGAACACTTGATGAGCGATTGATTCGTAAATCTCAGCATGTTCTTTCTCTTTTAGAGCGAAATAGTTTTGATTGGGAAGAAACAAGTTATCAAATTTTATTAGAACATTTTGGATTCAAAAAAAATAATGCACCATTTCTACAATTAGCTAAAGCATTGCCTTTCAAAATTATAAAAAAACATGCGAATCAAATATTTCAAATAGAAGCTCTTTTTTATGGAATGGCTGGGTTTCTTTCCAATACAAATAATATCAAAAATCAAGATAATTTACAAAATGAAGAAGATTATTTAAAAAAGTTGCAAAAAGAATTTCGTTTTTTATCTCATAAATATTCTTTACAAGGCAAAGAAGTAAATTTAGCACAATGGAAATTTTTAAGATTACGTCCTTCTAATTTTCCAACTGTCAGGATAGCTCAAGTAATTGGACTTGTGGCGCAACAAACTCATTTATTTTCTATTATCTTGAATGCCAAAACCTTGAAAGAGTTTTATTCATTTTTTGAAAGTGATCTGCCTCTTTATTGGAAAACTCATTATAATTTTAATAAGAAAAATAAAGAGGGTAGTTTTAATTCTAATTTAGGAAAAGATGCACAACAGAATTTGATTATAAATGTAATTATTCCAATTCGGATAGCGCATAGTTTGTACAGACAAAAAGAAGATATTTTGCCTAAAAGATGGTTAAATGACTTGAAAGCAGAGAAAAATAATATTATAAATCTTTATAAAGATTTAGAAAAAATAGAAAACTCTACTTTAAAAATCAAAACAGCTGCACAATCACAATCTTTATTAGAGTTATATAGTCAGTATTGTAATCTCAAAAAATGTCTTTCTTGTGAAGTAGGAAAAGAAATTTTGAGAAGAGAAATGTAA
- a CDS encoding MFS transporter — translation MKNKSFILFLLAAANFTHIMDIMIIMPLSNRLMELFQIAPQEYTLLVSAYSSCAFVAGLLGAVYLDKFDRRNAFLVVYAFFGMATFACSFVPNFYFFLVFRGVAGFFGGIIGALVLAMASDLFVAEERGKAIGIIMMAFSAASVIGIPTGLYLAIQFDWHAPFQLLGVLSFIIWLISFKYIPSLRAHIDAKNKDDIGSGHKETRKEALLKLLTSKNARLALLLTFTLVLGQFMIIPFITPFMIRNIGFSESQITLIYFIGGGFTIFTSPLFGRYVDRFGARKMFNIILPISFVAVAILTHLNIILDSVPIWVALCITTFFFVFGSGRMIPAQTQLTMAIPAKRRASFMSLNSSVQQLGSAMASIIGGFIVIESNTPTKELINYNWVGIIAVCIGITGLFVFPLIKSVKD, via the coding sequence GTGAAAAACAAATCCTTTATTCTTTTCTTGTTGGCTGCTGCCAATTTTACACATATCATGGACATCATGATAATCATGCCTTTAAGTAATAGGCTTATGGAACTTTTCCAAATTGCTCCTCAAGAATACACTCTTTTAGTTTCGGCTTATTCTTCTTGTGCTTTTGTTGCTGGGCTTTTAGGAGCTGTTTATTTAGATAAATTTGATAGACGAAATGCTTTTTTGGTGGTATATGCCTTTTTTGGAATGGCTACTTTTGCTTGTTCTTTTGTTCCTAATTTTTACTTTTTCTTAGTTTTTAGAGGAGTAGCAGGCTTTTTTGGTGGCATAATTGGCGCATTAGTTTTGGCTATGGCAAGTGATTTGTTTGTAGCCGAAGAACGAGGAAAAGCAATCGGAATAATTATGATGGCTTTTTCTGCTGCTTCTGTTATTGGTATTCCGACAGGTTTATATCTTGCCATACAATTTGACTGGCACGCTCCTTTTCAACTTTTAGGAGTTTTGAGTTTTATTATTTGGCTTATTTCTTTCAAATATATTCCTTCTCTTCGTGCGCATATAGACGCAAAAAATAAAGATGATATTGGAAGTGGACACAAAGAAACACGTAAAGAAGCTCTCTTAAAACTTCTAACTTCTAAAAATGCTCGGCTGGCTTTGTTGCTTACTTTTACACTTGTCTTGGGACAATTTATGATTATTCCATTTATTACTCCTTTTATGATTCGTAATATTGGATTTTCAGAATCACAAATTACATTGATTTATTTTATTGGTGGTGGTTTTACTATTTTTACATCCCCTTTATTTGGTCGTTATGTGGATCGTTTTGGAGCTAGAAAAATGTTTAATATTATTCTTCCTATTTCATTTGTTGCTGTTGCAATTCTTACTCATCTTAATATTATTTTAGATTCTGTGCCAATTTGGGTAGCTTTATGTATAACTACTTTCTTTTTTGTTTTTGGAAGTGGTCGTATGATTCCTGCCCAAACTCAACTTACTATGGCAATTCCTGCCAAAAGAAGAGCCAGTTTTATGAGTCTTAACTCTTCTGTTCAGCAGCTTGGTTCTGCAATGGCTTCTATTATTGGAGGTTTTATTGTTATTGAATCAAATACGCCCACAAAAGAATTGATTAATTATAACTGGGTCGGAATAATTGCCGTTTGTATTGGTATAACTGGGCTTTTTGTTTTTCCTTTAATAAAATCTGTCAAGGATTAG
- a CDS encoding Stp1/IreP family PP2C-type Ser/Thr phosphatase produces MPLSILKPTQFSKFVYTTHTHTGKVRKHNEDACAIFETPNGLLCVVCDGMGGHLGGERASKLALEQIGKYMNSKQFALGTLEDALDQSFASAHAAIAYEAEKHPLLRGMGTTCVAILFHKDATFCAHVGDSRLYIFRNNELIRLTKDHSFVQGLIDEGIITEAEASYHPKRNLIERALGSDEAQPDIANLGRVLQDLRIGDVFLLCSDGLSNELNDVEIKHFLENETLALEEKIERMMEYALQAGGNDNITIQLIEKVE; encoded by the coding sequence ATGCCACTTTCTATTCTAAAACCTACTCAGTTTTCTAAATTTGTTTACACCACACACACACACACAGGAAAAGTTCGTAAGCACAATGAAGATGCTTGTGCTATTTTCGAAACTCCTAATGGTCTTTTATGTGTTGTTTGTGATGGAATGGGAGGACATTTGGGAGGTGAACGAGCCTCAAAACTTGCCTTGGAACAAATAGGCAAATATATGAATTCTAAACAATTTGCTCTAGGAACATTAGAAGATGCCTTAGACCAATCCTTTGCTTCTGCACATGCTGCCATTGCCTATGAAGCTGAAAAACACCCTCTTTTAAGAGGAATGGGAACTACTTGTGTAGCTATTTTATTTCATAAAGATGCTACTTTTTGTGCTCATGTAGGCGATAGTCGTTTGTATATTTTTAGAAATAATGAACTTATTAGACTAACAAAAGACCACTCTTTTGTACAAGGTTTGATAGATGAAGGCATAATTACAGAAGCAGAAGCATCTTACCACCCAAAAAGAAATTTGATAGAACGTGCATTGGGTTCAGATGAGGCACAGCCAGATATTGCTAATTTGGGGCGAGTTTTACAAGACCTTAGAATAGGAGATGTTTTTTTACTTTGTTCAGATGGACTTTCAAATGAGTTAAACGACGTAGAAATCAAACATTTTCTTGAAAATGAAACACTTGCCTTAGAAGAAAAAATTGAACGAATGATGGAGTATGCTCTTCAGGCAGGAGGAAATGATAATATTACGATTCAGCTTATTGAAAAAGTTGAATAA